The following coding sequences are from one Campylobacter sp. RM16187 window:
- the ftsA gene encoding cell division protein FtsA has protein sequence MSTKILGIDVGSIQVCAVIAQHDENGLKIIGIGTAKTQGIKKGIITNIELASKSIKNALVDAQRIAGTYYEKVVVSISGAYTKSVDSNGVVNIPNHEIGIKEINRSMFESDRRALIHNDYEKLHILPYNFKVDDQEHIEDPLGMNGSRLEVQTHIITAQKSSLSNLRKALNLAGVEPDNIVLSSYASAIATLNQDEKDLGVALIDMGGATCDMIVHSGNSIRYNEFLGVGSANITNDLSAALHTPLLKAEEIKINYGSLINRANELVEIPPINDDGKVQEVSLDVISNVIYARAEETLMILAKMLEDSGYKNSIAAGVVLTGGMTKLEGIRDLASAIFDNMPIRIAKPRETEGLYEIMRDPANSCAIGLCMYGAGYFTPYEIDSEKKMRYKDESIIKNKNLKNIVQDSKNQTTNTQNEASNKMFQGSVLDDEFDIEDLKIEDKHELADIANINKEKKDSWFSRIWQKMTQLF, from the coding sequence TTGAGCACTAAAATTCTAGGCATCGATGTCGGTTCTATTCAAGTATGTGCCGTAATAGCTCAGCATGACGAAAATGGACTCAAAATAATCGGCATCGGAACAGCAAAAACACAAGGTATAAAAAAAGGCATCATAACAAATATCGAGTTAGCCTCCAAATCTATAAAAAACGCTTTAGTGGATGCCCAAAGAATAGCTGGAACTTATTACGAAAAGGTTGTAGTATCAATATCTGGCGCATACACAAAGAGTGTAGACAGTAACGGAGTTGTAAATATACCAAATCACGAAATAGGAATCAAAGAGATAAATCGCTCAATGTTTGAATCAGACAGAAGAGCCCTGATTCATAATGATTACGAAAAACTTCATATACTTCCATACAACTTTAAAGTAGATGATCAAGAGCATATAGAAGATCCTTTGGGAATGAACGGAAGCAGACTTGAGGTTCAAACCCATATAATAACGGCACAAAAATCTTCACTTAGCAATCTAAGAAAAGCTTTAAATTTAGCCGGAGTCGAGCCTGACAATATAGTTCTTTCAAGTTATGCTTCGGCTATAGCTACCTTAAATCAAGACGAAAAAGATCTAGGAGTAGCTCTTATAGATATGGGAGGTGCTACTTGCGATATGATAGTCCACTCCGGAAATTCTATAAGATATAACGAATTTTTAGGCGTAGGCTCTGCAAATATCACAAACGATCTTTCAGCAGCGCTTCACACTCCGCTTTTAAAAGCCGAAGAGATAAAGATAAACTACGGCTCGCTTATCAATAGAGCCAACGAGCTAGTTGAAATTCCTCCTATAAACGATGACGGAAAAGTTCAAGAAGTATCGCTTGATGTCATATCAAACGTTATTTATGCAAGAGCCGAAGAGACTCTTATGATACTTGCAAAAATGTTAGAAGATAGCGGTTATAAAAACTCTATTGCAGCAGGAGTCGTTCTGACAGGTGGTATGACAAAGCTTGAAGGCATAAGAGATCTGGCGTCTGCCATCTTTGATAACATGCCTATTCGAATAGCAAAACCAAGAGAAACAGAGGGGCTTTACGAGATCATGAGAGATCCTGCTAACTCTTGCGCTATAGGTCTTTGCATGTATGGTGCAGGGTATTTTACGCCTTATGAGATAGATTCTGAAAAAAAGATGAGATACAAGGATGAGTCTATTATAAAAAATAAAAATTTGAAAAATATAGTCCAAGATTCAAAGAATCAAACTACAAACACACAAAATGAGGCCAGTAATAAAATGTTTCAAGGAAGTGTTTTGGATGATGAGTTTGATATAGAAGACTTAAAAATCGAAGATAAACACGAATTAGCTGACATTGCGAATATTAACAAAGAGAAAAAAGATAGTTGGTTTTCGCGAATTTGGCAAAAAATGACACAACTATTTTAA
- the rsmH gene encoding 16S rRNA (cytosine(1402)-N(4))-methyltransferase RsmH: protein MESPHIPVLLEEVLSTFDDIKCGSIVDCTLGYAGHSSAILTHNKNVNLIACDRDDEAIKFSSCRLKEFAGRVKIYKSRFSEILNKIDTKEVRGILADIGVSSLQLDKDDRGFGLKSENLDMRMDKDSQISAFDVVNFYDEDRLAQIFRDYGELANAKQIASKIVLARKNSQINSASELANIIGTKFLKNRSISPATLAFQAIRIEVNNELEELETLLDAIENSDIDDCVVAIISFHSLEDRIVKTRFKKWAKSCICDNVAMRCTCGNNHSKGEIITKKAIMASSKEIKANPRSSCAKMRVFKILRGNNAR from the coding sequence TTGGAATCGCCACATATTCCCGTTTTGCTAGAGGAAGTTTTGTCTACTTTTGATGATATTAAATGCGGAAGTATAGTGGATTGCACTCTTGGTTACGCGGGTCATTCTAGTGCTATTTTGACTCATAATAAAAATGTAAATTTAATAGCCTGCGATAGAGACGATGAAGCTATTAAATTTTCCTCTTGCAGACTTAAAGAATTTGCCGGTAGAGTTAAAATTTACAAGAGTAGATTTTCTGAAATTTTAAATAAAATCGACACAAAAGAGGTTCGCGGAATTTTAGCAGATATTGGAGTCTCATCTCTTCAACTTGACAAAGACGATCGAGGTTTTGGTCTAAAAAGTGAAAATTTGGATATGAGAATGGATAAAGATTCTCAAATTTCAGCCTTTGATGTTGTAAATTTTTATGACGAGGATAGATTGGCTCAAATTTTTAGAGATTACGGTGAGCTTGCAAACGCAAAACAGATTGCCTCAAAGATAGTTTTGGCAAGAAAAAATAGTCAGATAAACAGTGCTAGCGAACTTGCAAATATAATAGGAACTAAATTTTTAAAAAATAGAAGCATAAGTCCTGCTACCTTAGCTTTTCAGGCGATTAGAATAGAAGTAAATAACGAATTAGAAGAGCTTGAGACTCTGCTTGACGCTATAGAAAATTCAGATATTGATGACTGTGTGGTGGCTATAATAAGCTTTCACTCACTAGAAGATAGGATAGTAAAAACAAGATTTAAAAAGTGGGCTAAAAGTTGTATCTGTGACAATGTCGCAATGCGTTGTACATGCGGAAATAATCACTCAAAAGGCGAAATAATAACAAAAAAAGCTATAATGGCATCCTCTAAAGAGATAAAAGCAAACCCAAGAAGTAGCTGTGCAAAAATGAGGGTGTTTAAAATTTTAAGAGGCAATAATGCAAGATAA
- a CDS encoding D-amino-acid transaminase, translating to MNGIVYINGEFVKADEAKVSAFDRGFIFGDGIYEVVPVLNGKLVDREDFWHRFDNSLAAIELNLPCSKSEFEEILKEVISKNSLQEGGVYMQITRGVAERNFKFLKGLKPTIFVFCYEQKIIENPDSKTGIEIVSVEDIRWKRRDIKSISLLAQCYAKEQAVKRGAYEGFMVEDGFVTEATSSSAFIIKDGVLITKPLSNEILPGIRRKNILEFASKAGLKVEQRAFTMNDVYSADEVFISAATLLLLPVIKADGKLINGGKIGKYVPILRQMYADKVKKEAGIL from the coding sequence ATGAACGGAATTGTATATATAAATGGAGAATTTGTAAAAGCCGATGAGGCTAAAGTAAGTGCTTTTGACAGAGGATTTATATTTGGAGACGGAATATACGAGGTTGTGCCGGTTCTTAATGGAAAGCTTGTAGATAGAGAGGATTTTTGGCATAGATTTGATAATAGTTTAGCGGCCATTGAATTAAATTTGCCTTGCTCAAAGAGTGAATTTGAAGAGATATTAAAAGAGGTTATAAGCAAAAATAGCTTGCAAGAAGGCGGGGTATATATGCAGATAACCCGTGGAGTGGCAGAGAGAAATTTTAAGTTTCTAAAGGGACTTAAGCCTACTATTTTTGTATTTTGCTACGAACAAAAGATTATCGAAAATCCGGATTCAAAAACGGGCATAGAGATAGTAAGTGTTGAAGATATACGCTGGAAACGTCGAGATATCAAGTCCATCTCGCTTCTAGCTCAATGTTATGCTAAAGAGCAGGCGGTAAAAAGAGGCGCTTATGAGGGGTTTATGGTGGAGGATGGCTTTGTAACTGAGGCCACAAGCTCAAGTGCATTTATCATCAAAGATGGTGTTTTGATAACCAAGCCTCTTTCAAATGAAATTTTACCAGGAATTCGCCGAAAAAATATCTTGGAATTTGCCAGTAAAGCCGGTCTTAAAGTCGAGCAACGCGCATTTACGATGAACGATGTATATAGCGCTGATGAAGTTTTTATATCTGCTGCTACACTTTTGCTTCTGCCTGTCATTAAAGCCGATGGAAAGCTCATAAACGGAGGAAAAATAGGCAAATACGTACCTATTTTAAGGCAGATGTATGCAGATAAGGTAAAAAAAGAGGCGGGAATTTTATAG
- a CDS encoding peptidylprolyl isomerase: MITWMQKHKKYLVVTIWISTIAFVGAGFVGWGAYSMNTEKSTSVAKVGHRAISVQEFQNKYGELYSYYNQLLDGKLTEEKAKEMGIENLAIESLVQENLLLNFADDLGLGVNDDDIVKYIVADQNFQIDGKFSKDLYNDVLKRARINPADYEKNLKRVVLLDKLRHAINLPTNKNDIDMMTSSFLMQDRVSLQVIKAAENEILIDEDGVKKLWEESKTNYKTKTEYNLETSFIPAISADVNATELKEFYNENKNSYKDSEDKIQEFETVKKDVLKDYNFKSTKKTALEEYLLVKKGEKKLSDKQTVLEDDFSFPIIDELKNLKAGDIIKPFEFSKENQDGYMIAKVIEVKKPEVMSYEQAKEQVLVIYKEIKGKELIEQKAKNLLKEDFKGKDIGFISRDSDLNIEDLSSTEFNAFVSNLFDSNNKKGYILLDNKAVVYEILEQQLLDNKKENEYKDIVTQNVSYLKNSELIKDLTSALQKRYQVEYYYKR; this comes from the coding sequence ATGATAACTTGGATGCAAAAGCATAAAAAATACTTAGTGGTCACTATTTGGATAAGCACTATAGCGTTCGTCGGAGCAGGCTTTGTCGGATGGGGAGCTTATAGCATGAACACCGAAAAATCTACTTCGGTAGCCAAAGTCGGACATAGAGCGATAAGCGTCCAGGAATTTCAAAATAAATATGGCGAATTATACTCTTATTACAACCAACTGCTTGATGGAAAACTAACAGAAGAAAAAGCCAAAGAGATGGGGATTGAAAATTTAGCCATAGAATCCTTGGTGCAAGAAAATTTGTTATTAAATTTTGCTGACGATTTAGGGCTTGGCGTAAACGATGACGACATAGTTAAATACATAGTTGCCGATCAAAATTTTCAGATTGACGGCAAATTTAGTAAAGATCTTTACAATGACGTTTTAAAAAGAGCTAGAATAAATCCTGCGGATTATGAAAAAAATCTAAAAAGAGTAGTATTGCTTGACAAATTAAGACATGCGATCAATTTACCTACAAACAAAAACGATATAGATATGATGACATCTAGTTTCTTGATGCAAGATAGAGTTTCTTTACAAGTCATAAAAGCGGCAGAAAATGAGATACTCATAGATGAAGACGGAGTAAAAAAACTATGGGAAGAAAGCAAGACAAACTACAAAACTAAAACAGAATATAATCTAGAAACAAGTTTTATACCTGCTATCAGTGCCGATGTGAACGCAACAGAATTAAAAGAATTTTACAACGAAAATAAAAATTCATATAAAGATAGCGAAGATAAAATCCAAGAATTTGAGACGGTTAAAAAAGATGTTTTAAAAGATTATAACTTCAAAAGTACAAAAAAAACAGCACTAGAAGAGTATCTTTTAGTCAAAAAAGGCGAGAAAAAACTTAGCGATAAACAAACGGTATTAGAAGATGACTTTAGCTTTCCTATAATAGACGAACTAAAAAACTTAAAAGCCGGTGATATAATAAAGCCTTTTGAATTTTCTAAAGAGAATCAAGATGGATATATGATAGCCAAGGTTATAGAAGTTAAAAAACCTGAGGTTATGAGCTATGAGCAGGCAAAAGAACAAGTATTAGTGATCTATAAAGAGATCAAAGGGAAAGAGCTAATAGAACAAAAGGCTAAAAACCTACTAAAAGAGGACTTTAAAGGTAAGGACATAGGCTTTATAAGCAGAGATTCTGATTTAAACATAGAAGATCTAAGCAGTACAGAATTTAATGCTTTTGTTAGTAACTTGTTTGATAGCAATAACAAAAAAGGATATATTTTATTAGACAATAAAGCCGTTGTATACGAAATTTTGGAACAGCAGTTGCTTGATAACAAAAAAGAAAATGAGTATAAAGATATAGTAACACAAAATGTTAGTTATCTTAAAAATAGCGAACTCATTAAAGATCTAACAAGTGCGTTACAAAAACGTTATCAAGTAGAATATTATTACAAAAGGTAG
- a CDS encoding class II aldolase and adducin N-terminal domain-containing protein — protein MDLKYSAEQISKISLSMFRKNFLGIFHGSISARIEFEQFLINKKNAIFDNLKEEDLVLLNSKKDYRWNDASLDADIHINIYKNINEAKYVCYAMPPYLTAYTLNHTFIKPKDYFGYMKHHEIPIYDPKQFDDWYERADTEIYRYLKENKTNIMIIKGYGVYVYNRTAYQLAKDVAILENTCKLLHIAHSYEI, from the coding sequence ATGGATTTAAAATATTCAGCCGAACAGATAAGTAAAATTTCACTCTCTATGTTTAGGAAGAATTTTTTAGGTATTTTTCATGGCTCAATATCTGCCAGAATAGAGTTTGAGCAGTTTTTGATAAACAAAAAAAATGCTATTTTTGATAATCTTAAAGAGGAAGATTTAGTCCTTTTAAATTCTAAAAAAGATTATAGATGGAATGATGCAAGCCTAGATGCTGACATACACATAAATATTTACAAAAACATTAATGAGGCCAAATATGTCTGTTATGCAATGCCACCTTATTTAACCGCATATACCCTAAATCACACTTTTATAAAACCAAAAGATTATTTTGGATATATGAAGCACCACGAAATTCCAATATATGATCCTAAGCAGTTTGATGACTGGTATGAAAGAGCAGATACTGAAATTTATCGCTATTTGAAAGAAAACAAGACAAATATTATGATTATAAAAGGGTATGGAGTCTATGTTTATAACAGAACAGCATACCAGCTCGCAAAAGATGTTGCAATCCTTGAAAATACGTGCAAATTACTTCATATAGCACATTCATACGAAATATAG
- a CDS encoding bifunctional C40 family peptidase/M15 family metallopeptidase — protein sequence MKQIAFLIFIAIFFTSCSKNALTPKNDAEKSLSKESLGRISYLNLDIDQSESSLPKNQKNIKFDGEALLKKRFGVLYLKKPPVSEKEAFWAINLYKNSKNRQYYGLNFKPIKDEWFNELQTNTNIPAFGTLSLPAITTANTSLRNLPTDEPIFINPARAGEGYPFDYLQLSTISIGTPVLLSHYSLDRAWAFVGSDNAWAWIKAHDIQILSHQEVKELTNSNFITITKDKSPVYDANGNFLFFGRIGAILPFTKQDEYKFYGEIYTRSGIKKYEISKQISATYPLIFNDQNIKKLASGMLEQPYGWGGFGDNRDCSLFTQDFLGEFGIWLPRNSLAQSKIGKQISLENLSNEEKIKKIKDEALPYLTLLHFPGHIMLYAGITDGVPIAIHDMWGLRTKNDGRALVGGVAITSLEIGRDREDIDSKNLLISKIDSMNILVPKPTLQDIIAKAYDVNINENSVIFRDGTTEIFDDKKSKNKEELLNSADIEDIFAEEYPLFKPLTLPANDAGRYRNYALLDKIYGADERSIRANLVDVVWLKNHINKKFKFNSKNGAAKALEAVSKELDELISKEPEMLKFLDNPSGTFNYRLIAKTNRKSAHAYGIAIDINTDKSNYWQWSKDGVYKNQIPESIVRIFEKHGFIWGGRWISFDTMHFEYRPEFLYRW from the coding sequence TTGAAACAGATAGCTTTTTTAATTTTTATAGCTATATTTTTTACTTCATGTTCAAAAAATGCTTTGACACCCAAAAACGATGCTGAAAAATCACTTAGCAAAGAGAGTCTTGGCAGAATTTCTTATCTAAATTTAGATATAGATCAAAGCGAATCCTCACTTCCTAAAAATCAAAAAAACATTAAATTTGACGGAGAGGCTCTACTTAAAAAACGCTTCGGGGTACTTTATCTAAAAAAGCCGCCTGTTAGTGAAAAAGAGGCTTTTTGGGCTATAAATTTATACAAAAACTCTAAAAACAGACAGTATTACGGACTAAATTTCAAGCCTATTAAGGATGAGTGGTTTAATGAGCTTCAAACTAACACAAACATTCCAGCCTTTGGCACACTTTCTCTTCCGGCAATTACGACAGCTAACACGAGCCTTAGAAATCTGCCGACAGATGAGCCTATCTTTATAAATCCGGCACGTGCAGGAGAAGGCTATCCATTTGATTATTTGCAGCTTTCAACTATATCCATAGGAACTCCGGTTTTGCTCTCACACTACTCGCTGGATAGGGCTTGGGCGTTTGTGGGAAGCGATAACGCCTGGGCATGGATTAAGGCTCACGACATTCAAATTTTAAGCCATCAAGAGGTAAAAGAGCTAACAAACTCAAATTTTATAACTATAACAAAAGACAAATCTCCAGTTTATGATGCAAATGGAAATTTCTTATTTTTTGGACGAATCGGCGCAATTTTGCCATTTACAAAGCAGGATGAATATAAATTTTATGGAGAAATTTATACTAGAAGCGGTATAAAAAAATATGAAATTTCAAAGCAAATTTCAGCCACATATCCGCTTATTTTTAACGATCAAAATATTAAAAAACTAGCTTCTGGTATGCTAGAGCAACCTTACGGTTGGGGAGGGTTTGGAGATAACCGCGACTGCTCTTTATTTACGCAAGATTTTTTAGGAGAGTTTGGAATATGGCTTCCTAGAAATTCACTAGCCCAAAGTAAAATAGGAAAACAAATTTCACTAGAAAATCTATCAAATGAGGAAAAAATAAAAAAAATAAAAGATGAAGCCTTGCCCTATCTAACCTTGCTTCACTTTCCAGGACACATAATGCTCTATGCCGGAATAACAGATGGTGTTCCTATAGCAATTCACGACATGTGGGGACTAAGAACTAAAAATGACGGAAGAGCCTTAGTAGGAGGAGTAGCGATAACCTCACTTGAAATCGGGCGAGATAGAGAAGATATTGACAGTAAAAATTTGTTAATTTCCAAGATAGACTCTATGAATATCTTGGTGCCAAAACCGACACTTCAAGATATCATAGCCAAAGCCTACGATGTAAATATAAATGAAAATTCGGTGATTTTTAGAGACGGCACTACTGAAATTTTTGATGACAAAAAATCAAAAAACAAAGAAGAATTACTAAATAGTGCGGATATAGAAGATATTTTTGCAGAAGAATATCCATTATTTAAGCCGCTAACCTTACCCGCAAACGATGCAGGCAGATATAGAAACTACGCACTTTTAGATAAAATTTACGGAGCCGATGAAAGAAGCATAAGGGCAAATTTAGTAGATGTAGTATGGCTTAAAAATCATATAAATAAAAAGTTTAAATTTAACTCCAAAAACGGTGCGGCAAAGGCTCTTGAGGCAGTTTCAAAAGAGCTTGATGAGCTTATTAGCAAAGAGCCTGAGATGCTTAAATTTTTAGACAATCCTTCCGGCACATTTAACTACCGATTGATTGCTAAAACAAATCGTAAAAGCGCGCACGCTTACGGCATCGCAATAGATATAAATACCGATAAGAGCAATTATTGGCAGTGGAGCAAGGATGGCGTATATAAAAATCAAATTCCAGAATCAATAGTTAGGATATTTGAAAAACATGGATTTATATGGGGCGGTCGCTGGATCAGCTTTGATACGATGCATTTTGAATACCGCCCCGAATTTTTATATAGGTGGTAA
- a CDS encoding ATP-dependent DNA helicase yields MLNQILKILERSNLFLTGRGGVGKSYITTSVIKHYKNELKNVVVLGSTGISAVSVGGVSVHSFFKFGICSNLEELRGLDKKQKSQLSKVKAVLDSCDLLVIDEISMVSAGLMEMIYYRLINSKFVGRIMLVGDFYQLPPVQKKETNQNSLFQFVYAFSSYAWSEFGLKNIELVKSKRTKDLEFYEILSNLRVGRLDEKVIKYIENLCVDKFDIDDNTSVLFGRNYEADRLNSAMLEKLDSKLEISNALVEIHDEKLHEKSLENWINSLSVPEILHIKVGARVIFITNKWGEYYNGERGVIMQILKDGNNIESVIVQKTNGEIIEVMPSRFELTEFELVDDNIEQRVRASFLQFPFKLAYALTIHKSQGMSIDSLVCDLNHIFANGQLYVALSRATDPKKLKLIYQRGQNFRDYLRSVVKIDEEVDKFYRENIFENIKEEI; encoded by the coding sequence TTGTTAAATCAGATTTTAAAGATTTTGGAGAGATCAAACTTATTCTTAACCGGTAGAGGCGGCGTAGGTAAGAGCTACATAACGACTTCTGTCATAAAACACTATAAAAATGAGCTTAAAAATGTAGTAGTATTGGGAAGTACTGGAATAAGTGCAGTTAGTGTAGGCGGGGTTAGTGTGCATAGTTTTTTTAAATTCGGAATTTGCTCGAATTTGGAGGAGTTAAGAGGACTTGATAAAAAACAAAAGTCGCAACTAAGCAAAGTAAAAGCGGTTCTTGATAGCTGTGATCTGCTTGTGATAGATGAGATATCTATGGTTAGCGCCGGGCTTATGGAGATGATTTACTATAGACTTATAAACTCTAAATTTGTAGGCAGAATAATGCTTGTCGGGGATTTTTATCAGCTTCCTCCGGTGCAGAAAAAAGAGACTAATCAAAATTCTTTATTTCAATTTGTTTATGCATTTAGCTCCTATGCGTGGAGTGAATTCGGTCTTAAAAACATAGAGTTAGTAAAATCAAAACGGACAAAAGATCTAGAGTTTTATGAAATTTTATCTAATTTAAGAGTGGGTAGATTAGATGAGAAAGTTATAAAATATATTGAAAATTTATGCGTAGATAAATTTGATATAGATGATAACACTAGTGTGCTTTTTGGTAGAAACTATGAGGCTGATAGACTAAATTCTGCAATGCTTGAAAAGCTTGACAGTAAACTTGAAATATCAAATGCCTTGGTTGAAATTCACGATGAAAAATTGCACGAAAAGAGTCTTGAAAACTGGATAAATAGTCTTAGCGTGCCTGAAATTTTGCACATCAAAGTTGGTGCCAGAGTAATTTTTATCACTAACAAATGGGGTGAATATTATAATGGTGAGCGCGGAGTTATAATGCAAATTTTAAAAGATGGCAATAATATAGAAAGCGTCATAGTGCAAAAGACAAATGGTGAGATAATCGAGGTGATGCCAAGTAGGTTTGAGCTTACAGAATTTGAGCTAGTTGATGATAATATAGAGCAAAGAGTCAGGGCTTCTTTTTTGCAGTTTCCGTTTAAACTAGCCTATGCTCTTACTATTCATAAATCGCAAGGAATGAGTATAGATAGCTTAGTTTGCGATCTAAATCATATTTTTGCAAACGGACAGCTTTATGTTGCACTATCTAGGGCTACAGATCCTAAAAAGCTAAAGCTGATATACCAAAGAGGGCAAAATTTTAGGGATTATTTAAGAAGTGTTGTTAAAATTGATGAAGAGGTTGATAAATTTTATAGGGAAAATATCTTTGAGAATATTAAGGAGGAGATATGA
- a CDS encoding metal-sulfur cluster assembly factor gives MRDKIYKALSNIVDPEVGFDIVSLGLIYDVEANDDKAVVTMTLSTRSCPLHELILSWVKEATLSVEGVNECDINLVWEPAWNISMASDEVKATLGA, from the coding sequence ATGAGGGATAAAATTTATAAAGCACTTTCAAATATAGTTGATCCTGAAGTGGGATTTGATATCGTATCTTTGGGGCTTATATATGATGTTGAGGCAAACGATGATAAGGCGGTTGTGACGATGACGCTTTCAACGCGCTCTTGCCCGCTTCACGAGCTTATCTTAAGCTGGGTTAAAGAGGCGACTTTAAGCGTTGAAGGCGTAAATGAATGTGATATAAATTTGGTCTGGGAGCCGGCTTGGAATATCTCGATGGCAAGTGATGAGGTAAAAGCAACTCTTGGGGCTTGA
- the ftsZ gene encoding cell division protein FtsZ, giving the protein MSGFTVEEKKNTYGAKIKVVGVGGGGGNMINHMIRESGGNIDIDLIVANTDVKALDNSLAYTKLQLGERKTKGLGAGMMPEVGREAAQESYEEIKSTLEYSDIVFIASGLGGGTGTGAAPVIAQVAKEVGALTIAVVTTPFPFEGKKRKKLADIGLEELRKESDSIVVIPNEKLLTLIDKKAGIKDSFKIVDDVLARAVSGMSTIVLGSGKSDINLDFADVKKVMEHRGMALMGVGEAEGEESAQEAIKNAIQSPLLDDVSINGAMGVLVHFRIHPECPMSDIDEAMTIINEAAHEDADIIFGTTSDDNIENNKVQVTIVATGFRSKDEIKTTPEQNSQAFSGNPFLNQRLHKLKVSGGYDSEEAQAILELPTYIRHQMD; this is encoded by the coding sequence ATGAGTGGCTTTACTGTAGAGGAGAAGAAAAATACTTACGGCGCTAAGATAAAAGTCGTAGGTGTTGGTGGCGGCGGCGGAAATATGATAAATCATATGATAAGAGAGAGCGGTGGAAATATAGACATTGATCTAATTGTAGCCAATACCGATGTAAAAGCTCTTGATAACTCTTTGGCGTATACCAAGCTTCAATTAGGAGAGCGAAAAACCAAAGGTCTTGGTGCCGGAATGATGCCTGAAGTGGGACGAGAGGCTGCACAAGAGAGCTACGAAGAGATCAAAAGCACACTCGAATATTCAGACATTGTATTTATAGCTTCAGGTCTTGGCGGCGGCACAGGCACTGGAGCGGCTCCTGTGATAGCTCAAGTTGCTAAAGAGGTAGGCGCACTAACCATAGCTGTCGTAACAACTCCTTTTCCTTTTGAAGGTAAGAAACGTAAAAAATTAGCAGATATAGGTCTTGAAGAGCTTAGAAAAGAGAGTGACTCTATAGTAGTTATTCCAAACGAAAAACTACTGACCCTTATAGACAAAAAAGCAGGCATCAAAGATAGCTTTAAAATAGTAGATGACGTATTAGCGCGCGCCGTAAGCGGTATGAGCACAATAGTGCTTGGATCAGGAAAAAGCGATATTAACCTTGACTTTGCAGACGTTAAAAAAGTAATGGAGCATAGAGGAATGGCTCTAATGGGAGTTGGGGAGGCTGAAGGTGAAGAGTCCGCTCAAGAAGCTATCAAAAATGCTATCCAGTCACCTCTTCTTGATGATGTTTCTATAAATGGCGCTATGGGAGTGTTAGTTCACTTTAGAATTCACCCAGAATGTCCGATGTCTGATATAGATGAGGCTATGACTATTATAAACGAGGCAGCCCACGAGGATGCTGATATAATTTTTGGTACAACATCAGATGATAATATAGAAAATAACAAAGTTCAAGTTACGATAGTTGCAACAGGTTTTAGGAGTAAAGATGAGATAAAAACCACTCCTGAGCAAAATAGCCAAGCCTTCTCAGGTAATCCGTTTTTAAATCAAAGACTACATAAACTTAAAGTAAGCGGCGGGTATGATAGCGAAGAGGCTCAAGCCATACTTGAACTGCCTACATACATCAGACACCAAATGGACTAA